The uncultured Methanolobus sp. sequence AAAGAAAATAATAAACAGATTTAAAGGATTTCAGATTGTCAGATTTAGTGTATCCTGAAAAAAGTTGAATTATTTCACTCAATAAATACCATGGCAGCCATGACAGTTGTCCACTTGCCATCCTTGTCGCCGTATGCAGTCTGGCAATAGTGGGTGGTATCTATGATGTGTCCACTTGCCTTGTAGACCTGCTCCCTTTCATGCCATGCGCAATCGGAGTCAAACTCAATTCCAAGAGTTGTTGCAAGCATTGTTGCTGCGATATCCTCTGCATATTCCCCGGCTGTAGCCTCATCTTCTCCAAAGGAATGGTGTTCTGAAATGTATCCGTAATTACCCTCATTAACGGGAACAGCGGTTCCAACTGCTGCTGCAACAAGTCTCTGGGGTTCATTTGTCTGGTTACGTGCAAGTACACAGTGAACGATCTCACCGGCAGGTAGTTCTTCAATTCCTTCTTCCCTGGATACCAGTCTGCAATTTGGTGGAAGTATGCTGGAAACGGTAACAAGATTATATTTCTCAATCAGCGCATCACGCAGTGCTAATTCAAAAGATGCTAATTTATCTTTGTGAACGCCAACACCTTTAGTCAAAAAGCATTTTTTTGGAACCATTTCAATCATCGCATTATGTATTGTATTTCATCTGTTTTTACAGAAATTTATCGTTTTTAAAGCCATTTAATATAAACTGATATCATAAATCCGCAATCATACTTGAAATTGTATCTTCATATAAGAAGATTATGAGTGCCTGAAAAACGATATTAGGATATATTCCCTTTTAAAACTAATCTGGACTGGATCAAGTGTTTCAAAACAAATAAAGTGCTTTTTTCCAGTGAAATTTGTAAATTGATTTGGATATAACCGGATACTCAGGTGTAAGATATTAAAGGATTGATCCCTTAACAGAGCACGGAGCAGGCTAAAAATGGACATTTCCCAGATAATTGAAAAAATAAAAACATCAAGAAATTATGATGGACAAATTACGCATATAGAAGATGTGCCCGCCAGAGAAGCATCATACAAAGATCTGGAAATGAATCCATTGATAAGATACGCTTTGAACCAGAAAGGAATCGATCAACTCTACGCACATCAGGCTGAAGCAGTTGAAAGAACAAGAAACGGAGAGAATATCGTTCTTTCCACCAGTACAGCAAGCGGAAAATCATTATGTTACATGCTCCCGGTTTTTGAAAGCCTGCTTAAGGAACCACATGCAACTGCACTATACATTTCTCCCCTGAACGCTCTTGTCAATGACCAGCTTGATACTTTCAGGGAACTGAGCCAGACAATGACTCTGAATGTCAAAATTGATCGTTTTGTAGGCTCAATGAGCAGAGCTGAAAAAGATGCTGTGAAGCATGGAAACACAAAGATCATATTCACAAACCCCGAAATGCTCCATCTGAGTTTTCTGCAATGGAAACAACAGTGGAAGCAGTTTCTTTCTAATCTCAATTACATCATCATTGATGAAAGTCATTCATACAGCGGTGTTATGGGAAGCCATATGGCAAACCTCCTGAGAAGACTCAACCGTATCTGTGATTATTATGGCGCTAAACCCCAATATATCTGCTGTACCGCTACAATTGGAAATCCTGTAGAACATAGTTCAGCTCTCACCGGCAGGGAAATGACACTCATAGACAATGATAGTTCAGGTCAGGGTACGCAGAAATTCGTGTTCTGGAATCCACCACTGTACTCAAATTCACGCAATTTCACCCGAAGAAAAGCCAGTTTCGGGGAAACTGTAGACCTTTTCACAAACTTTGTGCAGGGCGACCTCCAGACAATCGTCTTTGCAAGGTCAAGACAGAAAGTGGAAAGAATGTACGTACAGGCAAAAAATAGCCTTGCAGAAAGGGGAATTGACAAAACCATCAGTCCTTACCGGGGAGGATATCATGGTGATGAACGTGAAGAGATCGAAAAAGGACTTGCTTCCGGTGAGATAGAAGGTGTAATATCCACCAACGCTCTTGAACTTGGAATTGATATTGGTGGCCTGGATGCCTGTATTATGGACGGTTTTCCCGGAACTATTATGAGTGCAAGACAACAGGCAGGAAGAGCAGGACGAGGAAGCAGGGAAAGTATCGTAACGCTTGTAGCAGACTCCAATGCTCTTGACCAGTATTATATGAGAAATCCCGGGGACTTTTTCAGGCGGGACTGTGAGGAAGCTGTCATAAATGTTTCAAACCGCTACATTCAGGCAGGACACCTGCTATGTGCTGCAAGGGAACTGCCACTTAAACCTGAAGATAAGGTCTATTTCGGACCTGAATTTGACACTGTCGTGCAGGTTCTTGAAGAAGAAGGACTTCTTGAAGGTAATAACGAGAAAAGGTCAACTGATCCTGCACCACACATGAAAATATCCATCAGGAATATTGAAAATGAAAGCTACACCATCATTGATAAAACTACCAGGCGACCTCTTGAGAAAGATATCGAAAAGCTAAGAGCATACAGGGAAGCGTTTGAAGGTGCTGTTTACATCAATAAGGGCAAACCCTATTGTGTCACAAAACTCGACCATGACAAGAAAGAGATACATGTAGAGCCAGCTGGCGATGGGTACTATACAAGAGCCATGGTCGATTCAGATATTGTTGTCAGGGAAGTTGTTGAAACAAAAGACCTGCTCACATGTCCTGAAGTAAAAGTTGGTTTTGGTGATGTAGATGTCACACAACAGGTCACAGGTTATAGAAAGGTCCAGCAAAGATCAGATACTGAACTTGGACAGAATTCACTGAATATGCCACAGTTCCGTCTTGAGACTGAAGCCATCTGGCTTGAGCTGTCATACTCATTCACAAAGCTTGTGGATGAACATGAACGTGACCTTGCAGGGGGAATACATGCAATCGAGCATGCTATTATCGCAATGTATCCGTTGCATCTTTTAGCTGACAGAAATGATGTTGGCGGTGTTTCAACACCATCGCATCCTGATATCGCAGGGAACAGCGGTATTTTCATTTACGATGGACACCCCGGTGGCGTGGGATATGCTGAAAGTGGTTATGGAAGAATACAGGAAATGCTTGAGGTTACACTGAAATCCATCGAAAGCTGTCCGTGCTATGATGGATGTCCTTCCTGTATCCAGTCACCGAAATGTGGAAACAACAATAATCCTCTGGACAAGGATGCTGCAATAATGATTCTGAGAAAGATGCTCGATATGCCAGCATATATCCCTAAAAAGAAAGTAGTAAGGAAGGTTGAAAGACCTGTGAAGGATGAAACTTACGTACCTGTTCAGAGAGATCCGAAGGACAGGCCATTTGACCATACTGCTGCGCTGAACAGGGCAAGGAGAAAACTCAGGCAGCGTGACAGGAAAAGTGCTGAAGAATGGATTCATGAAGGCATCAGGGCTGGAAAGGAAAAAGATCATGAACTGGCTTTTGAATGTTTCTCGGCTGCCCTCCAACTTCAGCCTTCAAATGCCACAGCACTTATGAATAAAGGTATGACATGCCTGCGTCTTGGTCAGAACCAGATGGCATTGACCTTTTTTAATAAACTCATAAGCCGTGGATATGGAAAAAGTGTTGTATGGAAGCACAAGGGAATAGTCCTGCACCGTCTTGGTGATTTTGTGGGTGCTGTGGAGATGTTTGATGAAGCACTGAGAGAAAAGCCTGGTGATTTTAAACTGAAAGAGCTCAGGGAAAAGTCTGCTTCTAAAATTACAAAATGATTCAATAACTGAAATGCTGAAATCAAAAAATGAATTGAACCCAGGATGAGTTCAATTTTAAGAATGATTGAATTTATTCAACGACTTTGATGTTGAAGGTAAGTGCCTTTCCTGCAAGAGGATGGTTCATGTCAAGCGTAAGTGCCTCATCGGTCACTTCGGTTATCTTTGCAGGCATCTGCTGGCCGTCAGCAGTTCCTACCATGATCATCATACCTTCTGTGATCTCAGTGTCACACTGAAGCATGTTTTTTGGAACAGTTTGTGTCATTGCAGGATTTGGTTCACCGTATGCATCTACAGCTTCGATCCTGAATTCCTTTTCTTCCCCAACTTCCATTCCCTTTACAGCCTCATCAAATCCCGGGATAACCTGACCTGCACCAACTGTGAATTCAAGAGGTGCATCGTGGTTTTCAGAGCTATCAAAAACAGTACCGTCATCAAGCGTGCCGGTATAATCGATCTTAATTGTATCTCCATCTTGTATTGGCAAAAATATCAACTCAGTTTATACAAAAATAAGTTCTCACTTATTTAAGTCAATGGAGGCGGGGACTTTACTTAGGTGTTTTGGTGAAAAATGCATACAGTTGTCATTATGAATTTCAAGTTTTAAAGTAAGATTGATTACGTTATGTAATACCAATGGCAGATTTCTTAAGCATCGGCTTATATTAAAAAGGAGTAACTATTCAGCCTATCTCATTTCCACCAGGCTGCTTTCTCTATTTACGCTCAATTCTGCAATAAATAAACAAGTGGATTCCCATTGAATATTTCACTAATCGAGTCTATAACCGATAGAGATTTCTTGTTCACAGTAGAAACGTATCCTCTAATGCGGCAGAAATTTCTAGCCCCTTGTTCACTACGGAAAGTACCTGATATCTTCTGCTGTACCTTCGTCATTCTGATATCTCTTTCCGCCTGATTGTTATCAAACGAAACGTCCGGGTCGTACATAAACCGCAAGATATCCTCCTTAAACCTCATGAACCGATCCAGCAGGTTCTTTGCTGCAGTTTGCTTCTTACGTCCTCGTTTTTTAGACTGCACATCTGATTCCGGATCAGGAGGAATTTCGTTCATTCCATAACAGGTAATGTGATCATAATCCTCACTGAACTTTTGAATTAGTTCAGTATCTAAAAGACCATTATCTACCTGGTGTTTGATGCACACCAACAGATCACCCATTAGCTTTGGCCACTCTTGATCACTGTATTCAGCAACTCCGGTTAACTCTCTTAACAGATGTGCATTACATAATGAATGCTGGCAATCATATTTGTAGTACGGTTTCCAGAAATCATGTGTTGCAACACCAGTATAACCTGGCAGGATACCCATGGCGTCCATTGCTTGCGACCCTCTTTTTTTATGTACAAAATAATATGTGAGGTTCTTAGTACCTGCTACATGAAGCCAATTACGGGATGCGTTTATTCTTAAACCTGTTTCATCAAGGTTGATAGCATGAGATTGCTTCAGGAGATATCTCACTCCGCTTTCAAATGCTTCAAGTTTATCATAGCAATTGCGTTCGATGTTCACTATTGTAGCAGGACTGATCCTGCATCCTAAAATATCAGAGAACAATTTGACAACACGCTGATAGGGAAGTAGCTGGTTAGTGTGCAAATAAACTGCAAAGGACCTAACTCGATGACCATATTGAGTTGGCTGAGTTACACCATCCGGAAAAACTGCTTTGTTCATATGAGAACATTCAGGACATTTTTTTATCTCACAGCGATGTTCAATGCACTTGATGGTTATTAGAGGAATGTCAAAGACCTGTCTTCTTTCATAATCAGGGGACACAGAAACTAACGATCCCCCACACTTGATGCATTTGTCTATATGATGAACAACAAGTTCATCCGGTTCATCATTCATTCTCAGTGTAGTACCCGGATGACCATTTTGTCCACCAGCAGATCGATCACTCTTTTTTCTCTGAGCTTTTACCTTCGGTTTTTTCCGTGCATAAGAATCAGTAGAAGGTGGTTTGCTACTATTGCAACTATTCTTATCAAGCATTTCTTCCAGATGCTTGACACGTTCTTCAAGCTGTGCAATTTGGAGAGCTTGTTGTTCAATGATTCCAAGTAATCGAGTTACAAGTTCTATTACTGCTTCTGGACCAGCTTCATAAACCGCAAGTATTTCTTCTCGTTCCATTCGAATCCCCTCAGATCAACAGAACTTTTATTATCAAAGTTAGAATGAAGTCATAGTATATTGATTTTTGCTTTATTGGAGAAGGAGGGCTGAATAGTTACAAAAAGGAAAAGAAAGAAGAGTGATCTTCGATATGATAAACAAATCCAGTACTCCGCTAATTTTTCAGGCACTATTCACTTTTTACAATTACTATTGCAAATATTCATCATATAACTGCACACTTTTATAATACATAGATACATTTAACTGTAATTATATATATTTGTAATATATAATCTATTCATAAAGGTGACACGAGGATGAAGACATACTTTATCATTTCAGCGTTATTCGTTTGCATGTTATTATCATGCACAGGAACAGTTTCAGCAAAGGAGATCATGGTAGGTCCCGGTTATGGTAACACTACTATCACTGCTGCACTTGCAAATGCAAGCAACGGCGACATAATTACTGTCACTGACGGTATTTACACAGAGAATGTGGATGTTACTAAAGCGGTTACAATTCGCTCACAGAATGGTTCATCAAACACTAATATAAAGGCGAGTTCAAGCAGTGACCATATATTTAAAGTGAGTGTTGATAATGTAGCTATAAGCGGTTTTAATATTACAGGTGCATCAGGCAGTTTAAAAGCCGGTATATATCTGGATGGTGCTTCTGGCTGTACTTTGACAAACAATACGGCCAGTGACAACTATTACGGTATTTACCTGGTTTCTTCAGCCAACAATACTCTGACAGGCAATACGGCTAGCAATAACAGTGACCGCGGTATTTGCCTGTCCTCTTCAGACAACAATACTCTGACAAACAATACGGCTAGCAATAACTCTTATTACGGTATTTTCCTTGAATCTTCAGACAGCAATACTCTGACAAACAATACGGCCAGTGACCACAATTACGGTATTTACCTGTTTTCTTCAGCCAACAATACTCTGACAGGCAATACGGCCAGCAATAACTCTCATTACGGTATTTACCTGCGATCTTCAGCCAGCAATACTCTGACAGGCAATACGGCCAGCAATAACAGTGAACGCGGTATTTACCTGTACTCTTATTCAGACAACAATACTCTGACAAACAATACGGCCAGTGACAACAATTATGGTATTTTCCTGGAATCTTCAGACAGCAATACTCTGACAAACAATACGGCCAATAACGATAACGTCGGTATTTCCCTGGATAATTCAGACAGCAATACTCTGACAAACAATACGGCCAACGACAATGTAGTGGGTATTTCCCTGCATTATTCAGTCAACAATACTTTCACAAATAATACGGCCAGCAATAACAGTGACCGCGGTATTTACCTGTCTTCTTCAGCCAGCAATACTTTGACAGGCAACATGATGTCACAAAATGAGTATAATCTGCGTGTGCAAAGCAGTGTATTGACTTACTACTTAAATGATATAGATACGAGTAACCTTGTTAATAGTAAGCCTGTCTATTACCTGACAAACAGTTCAGATGCTGTAGTTCCTTCAAATGCGGGTGTTGTGTATGCTATTAATTGTACCAATGTTTCTATGCAGGACATTAATATCACAAATGAATACTATGGTGTTCTTTTCTATGAAACAGATAATTCAACAATTGAGAATGCCACAATATCTGAATGTTACTACGGTATTTCCCTGTCTTCTTCAGTCAGCAATACTCTGACAAACAATACAGCCAGCAATAACTCTGATATCGGTATTTTCCTGGAATCTTCAGACAGCAATACTCTGACAAACAATACGGCCAGCAATAACAGTGAACGCGGTATTTACCTGTATTTTTCAGCCAGCAATACTCTGACAAACAATACGGCCAATAACGATAACGTCGGTATTTACCTGTATTCTTCAGCCAGCAATACTCTGACAAACAATACAGCCAGCAATAACTCTGATTTCGGTATTCTCCTGTCTTCTTCAGCCAGCAATAATTTGACAAACAATACGGCCAGCAATAACTCTTATTACGGTATTTACCTGTTCTTTAATTCAGACAGCAATAATCTCACAAACAATCAGGTAGGTAATAATACTATTTTTGATCTACGTGTGTATTCATCTGCAAACAACTTAATAAACCCTCTAATTCTTGGCGATGACCTGGCAGAACTGACCTTTACTTCTGACAGTTCAACTGTAGAAATATTGAGGACTGAGACAAATGCCAATAATTTCTCCGGTAAAACCAATATCAATGGATACATCAAAATAAATTCTGGACTGAGCAGCATGAATATGAGTCTCTTCTATGATGATACAGGAATGAGCTCTATTGATGAAGCTACTATTGCTTTGTACAAGCTCAACGGTACGGAATGGAATGAGGTCCAAAATACAATACTTGATACAAGTAGCAATACATTGTCAGTTAATCTTACAGAGTTTGATACATTTGCTTTGTTCAAAGATCCGGAACCTGCGGTTACCACCACTACTACCAGTAGTAGCTCAGGTACCCGTGCATCTGTAAGTCAGGGACAAAGTCCGGATATTGTAGAAAGATCTGCATCTTCTGTGAAGCGTATTACAGGAGGCTCAGAAGTCAACTATGACTTTTCAGACAGCGGTACACCCGTTCTTGGTGTCAGCTTTGATGCAAAGGATGACAAAGGTCTTGTAGTTGCCAAGGTGCAGGTACTTTCAAGTACTCCTGAAGGTGTGCCTTCTGCATCAGGTAACTCTTATCAGATGATGAGTATTGATGTTGGTAGTGAAGGAACTATCTCTTCAGATAGTGCAGATAATGTCATGATCCATTTCAAGGTCAGTAAACAATGGATAGAAGAGAATAACATAGATGTTTCCACCATCCGTATGAACAGATATCATGGTGAGCAGTGGAATGATCTTCCAACGACTCAGGAAAATGAAGATAATGAATACTTCTATTTCTATGCTGAAACACCGGGTTTCTCTGTTTTCAATGTTGTAGGAGACGAGATTTCCGCGGCTTATGAACAGGTCCCTGCATCAGCCGGATCTGAAGAAGTAGAAGAACCGGTTGAGGAACCGGTTGAGGAAAAAGAAACAAAGAATACTCCCGGATTCACTATTCTTGCAGGAATTATGTTTGTTTCATTTGCAGTTCTTGTGAGAAAGAGATAAAATCAAAGGAGAGCTGTATGCTCTCTTTATTCTTATTTTTGGTTTTTTGCTGTTTTTCTATTATGAAGTTATTGAATATCCAGTACTCCGCTAATTTTTCAGGCACTATTCACTTTTTACAATTACTATTGCAAATATTCATCATATAACTGCACACTTTTATAATATATAGATGCATTTAACTGTAATTATATTAATTTATGATATATTATATTCCTAAAGGTGACACAAGGATGAAGACATACATTATCATTTCAGCGTTATTCGTTTGCATGTTATTATCATGCACAGGAACAGTTTCAGCAAAGGAGATCATGGTAGGTCCCGGTTATGGTAACACTACTATCACTGCTGCACTTGCAAATGCAAGCAACGGCGACATAATTACTGTCACTGACGGTACTTATACAGAGAATGTGGATGTTGCTAAAGAGGTTACAATTCGCTCACAGAATGGTCCATCAAACACTAATATAAAGGCGAGTTCAAGCAGTGACCATATATTTTATGTGAATGTTGATAATGTAACTATAAGCGGTTTTAATATTACAGGTGCATCAGGCAGTTTAAAAGCCGGTATATATCTGGATGGTGCTTCTGGCTGTACTCTGACAAACAATACGGCCAGCAATAATACGTACGGTATTTTCTTGTACTCTAATTCAGACAACAATACTCTGACAGGCAATACGGCCAGCAATAACTCTGATTACGGTATTTACCTGTATTCTTCAGACAGCAATACTTTCACAAATAATACGGCTAGCAATAATTCTAATTACGGTATTTACCTGTACTATAATTCAGACAACAATACTCTGACAAACAATACGGCTATCAATAACAGTGACCACGGTATTCGCCTGGATTATTCAGCCAGCAATACTCTGACAAACAATACAGCCAGTGACAACAATTACGGTATTCTCCTGTATCATTCAGACAGCAATACTTTAACAGGAAACATAATGTCACAAAATGATTACAATCTATACATATCCGGCAGTTCATTGACTGACTACTTAAATGACATAGATACGAGTAACCTTGTTAATAGTAAGCCTGTCTATTACCTGACAAACAGTTCAGATGCTGTAGTTCCTTCAAATGCAGGTGTTGTGTATGCTATTAATTGTACCAATGTGTCTATGCAGGACATTAATATCACAAATGAATACGGTGGTGTTCTTTTCTATGAAACAGATAATTCAACAATTGAGAATGCCACAATATCTGAATGTTACGGAGGTATTGGTTTGTCATATTCAGCCAGCAATACTTTGACAGGCAATACGGCCAATGACAACAATTACGGTATTATCCTGGAATCTTCAGCCAGCAATACTCTGACAGGCAATACGGCCAGCAATAACAGTGGCCGCGGTATTTACCTGTACTCTAATTCAGCCAGCAATACTTTGACAGGCAATACGGCCAGCAATAACTCTGATTACGGTATTTACCTGTCTTCTTCAGCCAGCAATACGCTGACAGATAATACTGCAATGAACAATACCCGATATGGAATGTATTTTAGTTCATCAGACAACAATACACTTACATCCAATGATGCAAACTATAACGGTCGATATGGAATTTATCTGAGTTCATCAAACAATAATACTCTGACAGACAATGTTGCCAGTTACAACACCTATACTTATATTGAACCAGCTTCAATGTCTGTTGGTTCTATTGTAGAACCGATGGATATTTCAGGTGGACCAGCCACAGGTATCTTTATTGGTTACTCTGATTACAACGTTCTGAATGGCAATACCGCCAATTATAATGAAGGCAGTAACGGGGTTCTGATGGCATCTAATTCCAATGCAGTATCTCCAAATGTCGATATGGGCTCCGATTATTCCTGTGGATTCTCTCTCTATAGATCGGAAAATACTACTCTGACAGGTAATACTGCAATAGGAAATGATGACTATGAATTCTATTCCAGATCATCTACAAATTGTACAATTGATAATCTGGAGATAGATACAGGTTCCATGGAACTTTCATTTGTACCGATTTATGATGGAACTGCAATAAGAAGCAACGAAACAATCTCTACCGGTCCTTCTGGTAAAGCAAATGTAAATGGTTACCTGGATATTGGCCTCCTTGAAGATATGAATATGACTATCTTCTATGACGATTCAGGTATGAGCAGCTCTATTGAGTCATCAGTAACTCTGTACAAACTGAATGGAAATGAGTGGGTTGCTGTTCCAAATGCAACACTTAATACATCTGGTAATTTTGTATCTGTAAATCTTGATTCCGGTGTTAGTGTAGACATAGCGTCAATAGCGGATCACACAAGTACATACGGACTCTTCAGGAACGTTCCAAGTTCCAGCAGTCGTCCAGATGATGATGGGGTTCGTGCGTCGGTCAGCCAGGGTCAGAACCCTGCAATAGTTTCAAACTCTGCATCTTCTGTGAAGCGTATTACAGGAGGTTCAGAAGTTAATTATGACTTTTCAGACAGCGGTACACCCGTTCTTGGTGTCAGCTTTGATGCAAAGGACGACAAAGGTCTTGTAGTTGCCAAGGTGCAGGTGCTTTCAAGTACTCCTGAAGGTGTGCCTTCTGCATCAGGTAACTCTTATCAGATGATGAGTATTGATGTTGGTAGTGAAGGAACTATCTCCTCAGATAGTGCAGATAATGTCATGATTCATTTCAAGGTAAGTAAACAGTGGATAGAAGAGAACAACATCGATCTTTCTACAATCCGCATGACAAGGTATCATGGTGAGCAGTGGAATGATCTTCCAACAACTCAGGAAAATGAAGATGGTGAATACTTCTATTTCTATGCCGAAACACCTGGTTTCTCAATATTTGAGGTTGTAGGCGATGAAATTGGTGAAACATCTGAGCAGGATGCTGCATCTACATCAGTTACTGAAGAAGTTGAGGAACCGGTTGAGGAAAAAGAAACAAAGGATACTCCCGGATTTACTATTCTTGCAGGAATTATGTTTGTTTCATTTGCAGTTCTTGTGAGAAAGAGATAAAATCAAAGGAGAGCTGTATGCTCTCTTTATTCTTATTTTTTTTGATAATATCTCGTTATTTTTTACTGCTTTTTTTAAAGAAGTGATTGCATATTGTCTATTTGTGGAATTTACCTGCAGGAGAAAGCTAAAGATTCAGTTGGTGGTGCGGTGTTTGAGATAGATAGGTAGTGGAAAGGAGAAAAAGGAGGGAAAATTAGCAAAGTACTGAAGTAAAGTTTATGGTAATTGTCTTCAGCTTTATGGACTTGATGAGTCCTGTTTCACTTGTATTTTTGTTGCATAATAGGATCTGAAATGTTTAAACAAAATACAAGTGCTGCCTGTCAGGACAGTACACACTATCCCATTCCTGATTATCTAGCCATAACCCTGCCCATTTAAAAGAACATATATCCCTTCCTGCTGATTTCATCTCAATAACAAATAATTCCACAAGTCCACAAGTCCTGCAGGTAACATCGCATGGATAGATAGTACTTCAAAAGCAGCTATGGACTTCTTATCTGTTCATTATTCTAACCTGCCACAAAATTATTTCTTTTTATAGAATTTATCAGTAAAAGTAAAAAGTGCATACATTCACCACTCCCGGTTTTAAGTAAGAGTGAGTATAATATGTATACCGATGACAAACTTAAAAATCCGGAATTAATCCGGACACCCAGGAAGAAAAAACATGACAGATGATGCTCTGACAAAAACCTTAGAAGAGACCGCTTTTGAAATGAATGCTGACATCATAGGATTTGCAGATCCTGAATGTTTCCTTGATCCCGCATACAAAGGAAACAAACCACAGGATGTCATGCCGAATGTCAGATCAGTTATTGTCCTTGGAGTCAGTGTTCCACGCGGTGCTTTTGAAACACTCCCTGCAGGAAGAGCAGAATATACCAATACACTCATGGCCGGGACTGCAACTCTAAGGGTTATCGCATTCCAGCTTGCAAAGATAATTGAGAAAAAAGGATACAGAGCAACCATATTGCCATCCGAGGGAAGTGAGTTTGGGTACTGGTATGCCAATAAAGAGACACTGAAAGCCAATATGTCGATCAAATATGCTGCATATCATGCAGGGCTTAGTAATTTCGGCATGAACCATCTGCTCATAAGCAAGGAATACGGTCCAAGGGTCCGTAT is a genomic window containing:
- a CDS encoding right-handed parallel beta-helix repeat-containing protein, yielding MLLSCTGTVSAKEIMVGPGYGNTTITAALANASNGDIITVTDGTYTENVDVAKEVTIRSQNGPSNTNIKASSSSDHIFYVNVDNVTISGFNITGASGSLKAGIYLDGASGCTLTNNTASNNTYGIFLYSNSDNNTLTGNTASNNSDYGIYLYSSDSNTFTNNTASNNSNYGIYLYYNSDNNTLTNNTAINNSDHGIRLDYSASNTLTNNTASDNNYGILLYHSDSNTLTGNIMSQNDYNLYISGSSLTDYLNDIDTSNLVNSKPVYYLTNSSDAVVPSNAGVVYAINCTNVSMQDINITNEYGGVLFYETDNSTIENATISECYGGIGLSYSASNTLTGNTANDNNYGIILESSASNTLTGNTASNNSGRGIYLYSNSASNTLTGNTASNNSDYGIYLSSSASNTLTDNTAMNNTRYGMYFSSSDNNTLTSNDANYNGRYGIYLSSSNNNTLTDNVASYNTYTYIEPASMSVGSIVEPMDISGGPATGIFIGYSDYNVLNGNTANYNEGSNGVLMASNSNAVSPNVDMGSDYSCGFSLYRSENTTLTGNTAIGNDDYEFYSRSSTNCTIDNLEIDTGSMELSFVPIYDGTAIRSNETISTGPSGKANVNGYLDIGLLEDMNMTIFYDDSGMSSSIESSVTLYKLNGNEWVAVPNATLNTSGNFVSVNLDSGVSVDIASIADHTSTYGLFRNVPSSSSRPDDDGVRASVSQGQNPAIVSNSASSVKRITGGSEVNYDFSDSGTPVLGVSFDAKDDKGLVVAKVQVLSSTPEGVPSASGNSYQMMSIDVGSEGTISSDSADNVMIHFKVSKQWIEENNIDLSTIRMTRYHGEQWNDLPTTQENEDGEYFYFYAETPGFSIFEVVGDEIGETSEQDAASTSVTEEVEEPVEEKETKDTPGFTILAGIMFVSFAVLVRKR
- a CDS encoding epoxyqueuosine reductase, producing MTDDALTKTLEETAFEMNADIIGFADPECFLDPAYKGNKPQDVMPNVRSVIVLGVSVPRGAFETLPAGRAEYTNTLMAGTATLRVIAFQLAKIIEKKGYRATILPSEGSEFGYWYANKETLKANMSIKYAAYHAGLSNFGMNHLLISKEYGPRVRMTAILTDAELNNETDVTLSFVHEHCSNCLKCIRICPAGALSEGGTIDRYKCADYMFNTLGGLRCGMCIKVCPL